A single window of Rhodococcus jostii RHA1 DNA harbors:
- a CDS encoding cupin domain-containing protein, which produces MPIRRILGPEEGELYQPAGACGDRFLVNSREWGGGFSMVEHRLPAKVLAAPLHKHTREDEFSFILEGTVGAKFGDHEVIAGPGNLIFKPRGEWHTFWNAGETPARLLEIISPGGLEELFRCLDRLTEDLSPAELEEIIAPYGCSADMEATMALVETHGLIF; this is translated from the coding sequence GTGCCAATTCGCCGGATTCTGGGCCCGGAAGAAGGCGAGCTCTATCAGCCCGCCGGTGCCTGTGGCGACCGCTTCCTGGTGAACAGTCGAGAATGGGGTGGCGGGTTTTCCATGGTGGAGCATCGTCTGCCTGCCAAGGTTCTTGCGGCTCCACTTCACAAGCACACCCGCGAGGATGAGTTCAGCTTCATCCTGGAGGGCACGGTCGGCGCCAAATTCGGGGACCACGAGGTCATAGCCGGTCCGGGGAATCTCATCTTCAAACCCCGCGGGGAATGGCACACGTTCTGGAATGCCGGAGAGACACCGGCACGGTTGCTGGAAATCATCTCTCCCGGAGGTTTGGAAGAGCTGTTCCGATGCCTCGACCGACTGACCGAGGACCTGAGCCCCGCGGAATTGGAGGAAATCATCGCACCCTACGGATGCTCGGCGGACATGGAAGCGACCATGGCGCTCGTCGAAACGCACGGGCTGATCTTCTAG